One Thunnus thynnus chromosome 21, fThuThy2.1, whole genome shotgun sequence DNA segment encodes these proteins:
- the si:ch211-171b20.3 gene encoding uncharacterized protein si:ch211-171b20.3, with product MMTFQVKASVTLPTAKALISEGGSNYSQRGLDATGYPTYRSFRMGAGGGDADVRQNINPRRKFPVIQPLSKSQDGKTLLSGLIVGGSPNLAKDDRLEAENNGSEKDICGRHFLFDEKCGRLESTRTVIPPLPRDFHVHRPGNLHHFSLSKEFSHSHAGRPFTLGYPERYKLNTSPAILFPSTLVLNGRNTFSVESCKLSRPKVNYPTYNLLTAKDNQKSQSYPDPMVGASRSFIHRISELSSLEGETVRQEKLKKLRKSRKPPS from the exons ATGATGACTTTCCAGGTTAAAGCATCTGTAACGTTACCTACCGCAAAGGCTTTAATATCGGAGGGAGGCTCAAATTACAGCCAGCGCGGCCTTGATGCGACTGGATATCCGACATACAGGAGCTTCAGGATGGGAGCGGGTGGAGGAGACGCAGATGTCAGGCAAAATATTAACCCAAGAAGAAAATTCCCTGTCATTCAACCCCTGAGCA AGTCGCAGGATGGGAAAACCTTATTGAGCGGCCTTATAGTTGGAGG GTCACCTAATTTAGCCAAAGATGACAGACTGGAGGCAGAGAACAATGGCTCAGAGAAGGACATCTGTGGGAGgcattttctttttgatgaGAAAT GTGGGAGGTTAGAGAGTACCAGAACTGTGATTCCCCCACTGCCAAGAGACTTTCATGTGCACAGACCAGGCAACCTGCATCACTTCAGCCTCTCCAAGGAGTTTTCCCACAGCCATGCGGGACGGCCTTTCACCCTGGG CTACCCTGAAAGATACAAACTGAATACAAGTCCAGCCATCCTGTTTCCTTCCACTTTAGTCCTCAATGGCAGGAACACCTTCTCAGTTGAGAGCTGCAAGCTCAGCAG GCCTAAGGTGAATTATCCAACCTACAATCTACTGACTGCTAAAGACAATCAAAAGA gCCAGTCCTACCCAGACCCGATGGTGGGAGCCTCTCGTTCTTTTATCCACAGGATATCTGAGCTGTCCTCTTTGGAGGGCGAGACAGTGAGGCAAGAAAAGCTCAAGAAACTTAGGAAATCGAGAAAACCCCCATCCTGA
- the rpl7 gene encoding 60S ribosomal protein L7 isoform X2 produces the protein MADAEKKVPAVPESLLKRRKAFATMKAMRVKKMLAEKKARKVTRKLIYKRAEKYHKEYRQMYRREIRLGRSARKVGNYYVPAEPKLAFVIRIRGINGVSPKVRKVLQLLRLRQIFNGVFVKLNKASINMLRIAEPYIAWGYPNLKSVRELIYKRGHGRMRKQRIALTDNALVEKALGKYGIICVEDLIHEIFTVGKNFKPANNFLWPFKLSSPRGGMNKKTTHFVEGGDAGNREDQINRMIRRMN, from the exons ATGGCGGACGCAGA aaaaaaagttCCGGCTGTCCCTGAGAGCCTTTTGAAAAGGCGAAAGGCCTTCGCCACCATGAAGGCCATGCGCGTCAAGAAGATGCTGGCTGAGAAGAAG GCCCGCAAAGTGACCAGGAAACTGATCTACAAGAGGGCTGAGAAGTACCACAAGGAGTACAGGCAGATGTACAGGCGTGAAATTCGCTTGGGACGCAGTGCTCGTAAAGTGGGAAACTACTATGTGCCAGCTGAGCCCAAACTGGCCTTTGTCATCAGAATCAGAGG TATCAACGGTGTCAGCCCCAAGGTCCGCAAAGTTCTGCAGCTGCTCCGTCTGCGCCAGATCTTCAACGGTGTGTTCGTCAAATTGAACAAGGCTTCAATTAATATGCTCAGGATTGCCGAACCTTACATCGCTTGGGG ATACCCCAACCTGAAGTCTGTGCGTGAGCTCATCTACAAACGTGGCCATGGCAGGATGAGGAAACAACGCATTGCCCTCACAGACAACGCTTTGGTGGAGAAGGCCCTTG GCAAATATGGCATCATCTGTGTTGAGGATCTCATCCATGAGATTTTCACAGTTGGAAAGAACTTCAAGCCGGCCAACAACTTCCTGTGGCCCTTCAAGCTGTCGTCACCCCGCGGTGGTATGAACAAGAAGACCACACACTTTGTGGAGGGAGGAGATGCTGGCAACAGGGAGGACCAGATCAACAGAATGATCAGGAGGATGAACTAA
- the rpl7 gene encoding 60S ribosomal protein L7 isoform X1, whose product MIGWEASNHQRKKVPAVPESLLKRRKAFATMKAMRVKKMLAEKKARKVTRKLIYKRAEKYHKEYRQMYRREIRLGRSARKVGNYYVPAEPKLAFVIRIRGINGVSPKVRKVLQLLRLRQIFNGVFVKLNKASINMLRIAEPYIAWGYPNLKSVRELIYKRGHGRMRKQRIALTDNALVEKALGKYGIICVEDLIHEIFTVGKNFKPANNFLWPFKLSSPRGGMNKKTTHFVEGGDAGNREDQINRMIRRMN is encoded by the exons ATGATAGGATGGGAAGCTAGCAACCACCAGCG aaaaaaagttCCGGCTGTCCCTGAGAGCCTTTTGAAAAGGCGAAAGGCCTTCGCCACCATGAAGGCCATGCGCGTCAAGAAGATGCTGGCTGAGAAGAAG GCCCGCAAAGTGACCAGGAAACTGATCTACAAGAGGGCTGAGAAGTACCACAAGGAGTACAGGCAGATGTACAGGCGTGAAATTCGCTTGGGACGCAGTGCTCGTAAAGTGGGAAACTACTATGTGCCAGCTGAGCCCAAACTGGCCTTTGTCATCAGAATCAGAGG TATCAACGGTGTCAGCCCCAAGGTCCGCAAAGTTCTGCAGCTGCTCCGTCTGCGCCAGATCTTCAACGGTGTGTTCGTCAAATTGAACAAGGCTTCAATTAATATGCTCAGGATTGCCGAACCTTACATCGCTTGGGG ATACCCCAACCTGAAGTCTGTGCGTGAGCTCATCTACAAACGTGGCCATGGCAGGATGAGGAAACAACGCATTGCCCTCACAGACAACGCTTTGGTGGAGAAGGCCCTTG GCAAATATGGCATCATCTGTGTTGAGGATCTCATCCATGAGATTTTCACAGTTGGAAAGAACTTCAAGCCGGCCAACAACTTCCTGTGGCCCTTCAAGCTGTCGTCACCCCGCGGTGGTATGAACAAGAAGACCACACACTTTGTGGAGGGAGGAGATGCTGGCAACAGGGAGGACCAGATCAACAGAATGATCAGGAGGATGAACTAA
- the rdh10a gene encoding retinol dehydrogenase 10-A produces MMMIIIAEFFMVILKVLWAFVTAGAKWVVRPKEKSVAGQVCVITGAGSGLGRFFAKEFARRRAILVLWDINSQSNEETAEMVRQIYHELDTPIAKDGPVGGVEEVPPFQPQVYTYVCDVGKRESVYSTAEKVRREVGEVDILINNAGVVSGHHLLECPDELIERTMVVNCHAHFWTTKAFLPKMLELNHGHIVTVASSLGLFSTAGVEDYCASKFGAIGFHESLSHELKASEKDGINMTLVCPYLVDTGMFKGCRIRKEIEPFLPPLKPEFCVKQAMRAILTDQPMICTPRIVYMVNFMKSILPFEAIVCMYRFLGADKCMYPFLAQRKEAMNNNEAKNGI; encoded by the exons atgatgatgataattattGCGGAGTTCTTCATGGTCATTTTGAAGGTGCTCTGGGCTTTTGTAACGGCCGGGGCTAAGTGGGTTGTGCGGCCCAAGGAGAAGAGCGTGGCGGGACAGGTGTGCGTGATCACCGGGGCTGGAAGCGGCCTCGGGCGGTTCTTCGCCAAGGAGTTCGCCCGGAGACGAGCGATACTGGTGCTATGGGACATAAATAGCCAAAGCAACGAAGAAACAGCAGAGATGGTGCGGCAGATATACCATGAACTCGACACTCCCATAGCTAAAGACG GACCTGTTGGAGGGGTCGAGGAAGTCCCTCCTTTCCAGCCGCAGGTCTACACCTATGTGTGTGATGTGGGAAAGCGGGAGAGTGTGTATTCAACAGCTGAGAAGGTGCGTCGGGAGGTGGGAGAGGTGGACATACTGATCAACAATGCCGGTGTCGTCTCTGGCCATCACCTTCTAGAGTGCCCCGATGAGCTGATTGAGCGCACCATGGTGGTCAACTGCCACGCACACTTTTGG ACCACCAAGGCGTTTCTCCCCAAGATGCTGGAGCTGAATCATGGTCACATTGTGACGGTTGCCAGCTCCCTGGGTTTATTCAGCACAGCTGGAGTGGAG GATTACTGTGCCAGTAAATTTGGTGCCATTGGGTTCCACGAGTCACTGAGCCATGAACTGAAGGCTTCGGAGAAGGATGGCATCAATATGACTCTGGTGTGCCCTTACCTGGTCGACACGGGAATGTTCAAAGGCTGCAGGATAAG GAAGGAGATTGAGCCATTTCTGCCTCCCTTGAAGCCAGAGTTTTGTGTGAAACAGGCCATGAGGGCCATCCTCACTGACCAGCCCATGATCTGTACACCTCGCATCGTCTATATGGTCAACTTCATGAAAAG CATCCTGCCCTTCGAAGCCATTGTGTGCATGTACCGGTTCCTAGGTGCAGACAAATGTATGTACCCCTTCCTAGCTCAAAGAAAGGAGGCCATGAACAACAATGAGGCCAAGAATGGGATCTAG